A genomic stretch from Cydia amplana chromosome 1, ilCydAmpl1.1, whole genome shotgun sequence includes:
- the LOC134654917 gene encoding uncharacterized protein LOC134654917, producing MRKFLPLILVFCFADSSPVSVGILRFDNLDTDLDDLKYEVEEEDLDDYSKLLDDAEDEKKTTAKTKGYEKNNKVSKGVKGKKKVTDLKKFFKGLGAEDEGFYDDDAAYALAEAAAAAAVSVKGKEDRTYRKGTKARGFHRVHHKDEYKKDKVFYEDDETKGSINKVGAKGRGYSLSGGAGFNKGHIHHKLKKGVYGKQGYSDKGTFEKEFEGYGNSEGFDTKYSSDS from the coding sequence ATGCGAAAATTTCTGCCATTGATATTAGTTTTTTGCTTCGCGGATTCGTCGCCGGTGAGTGTAGGCATTTTACGATTCGACAACCTTGACACTGACCTGGATGATTTGAAATACGAGGTGGAGGAGGAAGATTTGGACGACTATTCGAAGCTTCTTGATGACGCTGAGGATGAGAAAAAGACTACAGCGAAAACAAAAGGATATGAAAAGAACAATAAAGTTAGCAAAGGCGTTAAAGGGAAGAAGAAAGTTACTGATTTGAAAAAGTTTTTCAAAGGATTAGGAGCGGAAGACGAAGGATTCTACGATGATGACGCTGCTTACGCCTTAGCTGAAGCGGCAGCCGCAGCAGCAGTCAGCGTTAAAGGAAAAGAAGACAGGACCTACAGAAAAGGAACCAAGGCTCGAGGCTTTCACCGCGTCCATCATAAAGACGAGTACAAGAAAGACAAAGTGTTTTACGAAGACGATGAAACCAAGGGATCTATTAACAAAGTTGGTGCTAAAGGTCGCGGTTACAGTCTGAGCGGAGGCGCTGGTTTTAATAAAGGACATATCCATCATAAATTGAAGAAAGGAGTGTACGGGAAACAAGGGTATTCTGACAAGGGAACGTTTGAAAAGGAATTCGAAGGTTATGGTAATTCTGAAGGCTTTGATACTAAGTATTCGTCCGATAGTTGA